TCACACCTGATCGGCCGTCTACAGACCCAGTAATCGATCAAAAccgtcagagagagagagagagagacagacagacagacagacagacagcggGGTACAGAACAAAGGAGCGGGGGGGGGCGTCTATCTGACCTTCAGTCCGACCTGTCTGCAGTTCTTTAATCTGAATTCATGTTGGCGTCGATTTTGACATTGTGGATGTGCAGCTAGGAACCAGAGGCCCTTAAATAAATCCACCATCCAGGTTTCAGTCAGTCCTGGATCTGCACCGTGATGACGGAGTCAGAGACTGCACCAGTCTCCATCACTGCGTCTTCCGTCTCCCTTCAGACAACTGAAGGCGCATGCTCAGTTTGACTTGAAGATgttcatgtttcatatttaatgagCCGAGCTGATCCGGATCAGATACCCGCTGAAGTTCCGCCGCAGACCCGGGATCGGGCGGTGCAAGTCAAGGCGACCCGGTCCGCTGCTGCGTCACTCCAGCGGATCATGATCAGGCCGGCTCCCGGTTCGAGCTGAACAGGACCAGCTGAGCTGGGTCTGTTGTGTCCTCTGCCTGATGACGTAATCGGTCATGTTTTTCTTATGGTTATTCGTCATAAGACCAGGTCCCGGAGCGGTGACTGATGAAGGTGGCACAGACCTCCTCAGATCCAGTGTTTCTTATTCTACTGTTAAATTAGGAGGCAGAACCTGGATTCTTCCACACAGACTGATTTGTGGTAGGGTGAAGGTTGTTTGAGGGCAAATTTCTAATAAATTATAAAGTGGGAAGATTTCTGCTCAGGCTGTTTCTCACAGATGTTTCCTGCCATGTGAATCTGAGTTCATTAATATTGATCTTCAATTTTGGTCTTCAGCTCAGCAGCCGACGACATCATGCCTTTTGGAAACACCCACAACAAGCTGAAGATGAAGTACTCTGCAGAGCAGGAGTACCCCGACCTCAGCCAGCATAACAACCACATGGCCAAGGTGCTCACGGCTGAGATGTACGCCAACCTGAGGGACAAGGAGACGCCCAGCGGCTTCACCCTGGACGACGTAATCCAGACTGGCGTGGATAATCCAGGTAAAACACCTGAACCAGATAAACAGACTAGGTGAAGGCCCTGGTTCCCCACAACCAAGAAACATCTTTCAACCCAGTGATTCTTCCCCCAGACCATCTCTTTACACATTCCCGTGTCAGACCCCCCCCGCAAAAAATTCTGACAAGTACAGAACAAGTACTGATACCCCTCTTTTAAACCAGCTCCCCATACAATCAGACCAGGTGAGCCCTCCCAAGAGCAGAGAATCCCCCCACCAGCCCCGGTCCCAGGGAACTGTTACAGTTAGGTCTCTCTGAAggacacccccccctccccgtcaGGACTTGTTTGTCACCCTGACAGAGACGTTTTGTTTAGCTGCTGCCTGACGTTAAACTCTTTAATTGGATCGACCAGTTGGACCAGAGTTAATTTCTGCTTGTTAATTCCTCCacaggaagagaagcagaagatGCTTCCTGCTGTTTTCCCGATCCTCCTCAATCCAACCTTTAGTTGGCAGCACCTTAAAATTTCAACCATACGCACTAGAAAGGCTGGGACTGATGGGACatgttgtgtctctgcaggtcaCCCTTTCATCATGACAGTGGGCTGCGTCGCTGGAGATGAAGAGACTTACGAAGTGTTCAAAGACCTGATGGACCCAGTGATCGAAGACCGCCATGGAGGATATAAACCATCTGACAAACACAAGACGGACCTGAATTCTGAAAACCTGCAGGTAAGCAACAACACCATTGTTGACCTCCGGTCGGAAATGACTCGGGGAAACTTCCtgttcttcctgtctctgtccatggtgctgattttctgtttcagggtGGAGATGATCTGGATCCAAACTACGTTCTGAGCTCCCGGGTTCGGACTGGACGGAGTATTCGTGGCTTCTGTCTGCCGCCACACTGCAGCCGTGGAGAACGCCGCGCCATTGAAAACCTCTCAATTGAAAGTATGCCACCCAGTTTGTTTGCTAAAATCTCACCCACACAAGATCCATCACAGACTCAACTGTCTGATGGTGCATTCAGGGACACTGGTGATGGAGGTGTTTGTTCGTCTGTAAATTCAGGTGAGGGTGGAAGAAGCTCTTCGTCAGTCTGTTTTTTAGCTCTGACTGCAGCTCAAAACCAGCCGTCTTTATTTAGAtattttcccatcatgcctcagTGAGCCTGTCAgtgaatgcagcagcagcagcagatcaaacTGTTATGTAACTGTGAGCAGTGTCGTCCTGCTGAGACTTGTAATGAGGCTGAGAGCTCAGTCTTTATAAAACCGCCTCTTTCACATGCAAATGCTCCTGGACCAGACAGAACTGGATCAGACTGTCTGAATCTGGTAGACCAGAGACCCCCCATCCCCTGCCCCCCGCAATGTCTAAAAACACGGGACAAATTTCACTATTTTAATTGGAGAATGAACATAAACAATACGTTACAAAACACAGGACACTGATCCAAATGGTTCCTACCTGGACTGAAAGATTCTGCTCTGGTAGGAATCTGGACCAAGTGAAGATCTGAACCAAATAAGTGGACCAGTGAAATATATTTGGTTTGactttacagaaaattgttCAGTTTCAGCTCTGTGCAGAGCAAACACAGTGAGATTGGCCTTTGGCTTTCATCTCTTGGTGCCAAATGACAGATCACTCGGAAATCAGCAGAAGGAGCCTGAATTTAGCTTCTCAGGGACAAAAATTACCTTCTTCTCCTTTGACATCATGTGTGATCTCTggtgctgcaggtctggacaTCTTGGATGGGGATTTGAAGGGTAAGTACTATGCCCTGAAGAACATGACAGATGAGGAGCAGCAACAGCTGATTGATGACCACTTCCTGTTCGACAAGCCCGTCTCCCCACTGTTGTTGGCGTCTGGAATGGCCCGTGACTGGCCTGACGGCCGCGGGATCTGGTCAGTGAACACATCATGAATTCTGACCTGTTGAGATCCTAAATTGGGTTAAAATACTGAAATCCAAGCAACAATCTGACATACAACAACAAGATGATGAACGATATTCAGACATATGACAATAATAAGAGCAACTGCAGgaatgtaaaagtaaaataaacttCATTGAATTGCATGaactgacaggaagagagaagcAGAATGAGATAAACTGAGTCTGTTTGGTGAATTCAGAAAAGTTATTAGTATTAATGCTAATAGTCAATAAATTCATGATAAAGAGATTATCATCAGATTAATCTTCACTCTCTTATCAACCTGCAGGCACAATGACAACAAGACCTTTCTGGTCTGGGTCAACGAGGAGGATCACCTGCGTGTCATCAGTATGCAGAAAGGAGGCAACATGAGGGAGGTGTTTACCCGTTTCTGTACCGGACTCACCAAGGTAAGACCTGCAGCTTAT
This genomic interval from Echeneis naucrates chromosome 24, fEcheNa1.1, whole genome shotgun sequence contains the following:
- the LOC115037367 gene encoding creatine kinase B-type, which codes for MPFGNTHNKLKMKYSAEQEYPDLSQHNNHMAKVLTAEMYANLRDKETPSGFTLDDVIQTGVDNPGHPFIMTVGCVAGDEETYEVFKDLMDPVIEDRHGGYKPSDKHKTDLNSENLQGGDDLDPNYVLSSRVRTGRSIRGFCLPPHCSRGERRAIENLSIESLDILDGDLKGKYYALKNMTDEEQQQLIDDHFLFDKPVSPLLLASGMARDWPDGRGIWHNDNKTFLVWVNEEDHLRVISMQKGGNMREVFTRFCTGLTKIEALFKERGHEFMWNEHLGYVLTCPSNLGTGLRAGVHVKLPNLSKHEKFGEILKRLRLQKRGTGGVDTAAVGGVFDISNADRLGFSEVELVQMVVDGINLLVDMEKRLEAGESIDDMVPEQK